From Burkholderia savannae, a single genomic window includes:
- a CDS encoding ABC transporter ATP-binding protein, whose protein sequence is MAQKTTHPGGRAFTDVLAFTFRHWRAQPARIAAIAFFALATALGDVLTPLFAGRLVDALSHGVTAADKALAWSRALHAFGMLIGIGLACTLLRQAAFRNIIVLTLEMMSQIAANAFHRVQRFSTDWHANSFAGSTVRKITRGMWAIDLLNDTLLVALLPSVVMLAGATLLLGSHWPVMGAVVGGGSVVFIAVTVTMSLRFVAPAARLGNLWDTRMGGALADAVSCNPVVKAFGAETREEARLDGVVSKWRARTRRAWRRGTLNGGVQGAMLVAMQAAILGAALWLWAHDRASVGDIAFALTTFLVLQGYLRDIGMHIRNLQRSVNDMEELVSLERQPLGIDDKPGAKPISIAHGEIRFEHVTFGYSGAHAKPLYDDFSIRIAPGERIGLVGHSGSGKTSFIKLIQRLYDVDGGRIAIDGQNIADVTQASLRSQIAIVQQEPLLFHRTLAENIAYARPGATRGEIERAARLASAHEFIAELPQGYDTLVGERGIKLSGGERQRVAIARAFLADAPVLILDEATSSLDSESEVLIQQAMERLMVGRTTLVVAHRLSTVRALDRLIVLDKGRVIEEGSHDELIRLEGGVYRRLFERQALELAKGLIEQTGGDAAEWLSDEHDGRDERNERGERDKPGVLDGHDARRAHRAPDGGDGRIDDSAVAVEK, encoded by the coding sequence ATGGCCCAAAAAACAACCCATCCGGGTGGACGAGCGTTTACCGACGTGCTCGCGTTCACCTTCCGGCACTGGCGCGCGCAACCCGCGCGCATCGCCGCCATCGCGTTCTTCGCGCTCGCCACCGCGCTCGGCGACGTGCTGACGCCGCTCTTCGCGGGACGCCTCGTCGACGCGCTGTCGCACGGCGTCACCGCCGCGGACAAGGCGCTCGCATGGAGCCGCGCGCTGCACGCGTTCGGCATGCTGATCGGCATCGGGCTCGCTTGCACGTTGCTGCGGCAGGCGGCGTTCCGCAACATCATCGTGCTGACGCTCGAGATGATGAGCCAGATCGCGGCGAACGCGTTCCATCGCGTGCAGCGCTTTTCGACCGACTGGCACGCGAACAGCTTCGCCGGCTCGACCGTGCGCAAGATCACGCGCGGCATGTGGGCGATCGACCTGCTCAACGACACGCTGCTCGTCGCGCTGCTGCCGTCCGTCGTGATGCTCGCGGGCGCGACGCTTCTGCTCGGCTCGCACTGGCCGGTGATGGGCGCGGTGGTCGGCGGCGGCTCCGTCGTGTTCATCGCGGTGACGGTCACGATGTCGCTGCGCTTCGTCGCGCCCGCCGCGCGGCTCGGCAACCTGTGGGACACGCGTATGGGCGGCGCGCTCGCCGACGCGGTGAGCTGCAACCCGGTCGTCAAGGCGTTCGGCGCGGAGACCCGCGAAGAGGCGCGGCTCGACGGCGTCGTGTCGAAGTGGCGCGCGCGCACCCGCCGCGCGTGGCGGCGCGGCACGCTGAACGGCGGCGTGCAGGGCGCGATGCTCGTCGCGATGCAGGCGGCGATCCTCGGCGCGGCGCTGTGGCTGTGGGCGCACGATCGCGCGAGCGTCGGCGACATCGCGTTCGCGCTCACGACGTTCCTCGTGCTGCAAGGCTATCTGCGCGACATCGGGATGCACATCCGCAACCTGCAGCGCTCCGTCAACGACATGGAGGAGCTCGTGTCGCTCGAGCGGCAGCCGCTCGGCATCGACGACAAGCCGGGCGCGAAGCCGATCTCGATCGCGCACGGCGAGATCCGCTTCGAGCACGTGACGTTCGGCTACAGCGGCGCGCATGCGAAGCCGCTGTACGACGATTTCTCGATCCGGATCGCGCCGGGCGAGCGGATCGGGCTCGTCGGGCATTCGGGCTCGGGCAAGACGTCGTTCATCAAGCTGATTCAGCGGCTGTACGACGTCGACGGCGGGCGCATCGCGATCGACGGGCAGAACATCGCCGACGTCACGCAGGCTTCGCTGCGCAGCCAGATCGCGATCGTCCAGCAGGAGCCGCTGCTGTTCCACCGCACGCTCGCCGAGAACATCGCGTATGCGCGACCCGGCGCGACGCGCGGCGAGATCGAGCGCGCCGCGCGGCTCGCGAGCGCGCACGAGTTCATCGCCGAGCTGCCGCAGGGCTACGACACGCTCGTCGGCGAACGCGGGATCAAGCTGTCGGGCGGCGAGCGGCAACGCGTGGCGATCGCGCGCGCGTTCCTCGCCGACGCGCCGGTGCTGATCCTCGACGAAGCGACGTCGAGCCTCGATAGCGAAAGCGAGGTGCTGATCCAGCAGGCGATGGAGCGGCTGATGGTCGGACGCACGACGCTCGTCGTCGCGCACCGGCTGTCGACGGTGCGCGCGCTCGATCGGCTGATCGTGCTCGACAAGGGGCGCGTGATCGAGGAAGGCAGCCACGACGAGCTGATCCGGCTCGAAGGCGGCGTCTACCGGCGGCTGTTCGAGCGGCAGGCGCTCGAGCTCGCGAAGGGCCTGATCGAGCAGACGGGCGGCGACGCCGCCGAGTGGCTGAGCGACGAGCATGACGGACGCGACGAGCGCAACGAGCGCGGCGAACGCGACAAGCCCGGCGTGCTCGACGGACACGACGCGCGGCGCGCGCATCGCGCGCCCGACGGCGGCGACGGGCGGATCGACGATTCGGCGGTCGCTGTCGAGAAGTAG